In Candidatus Bathyarchaeia archaeon, a single genomic region encodes these proteins:
- a CDS encoding DNA-binding protein has translation MLVLDTSAFIMGFNPTRRGEVYTVPAVEDELLRGTITQLRFHVNKEKGKVILRFPSPRAMESVEAISAKAGEKGHVSQADREVVALALDLKQDGQDPTIVSDDYAVQNMAEHLRLNYGSLANFGIAHKFDWIMYCPACHRRSRGPEKACRVCGTELKRKVLSRSKISRGQSVR, from the coding sequence GTGCTCGTCCTAGACACGTCAGCATTCATCATGGGCTTCAACCCAACCCGACGAGGAGAAGTGTACACGGTCCCCGCTGTAGAGGACGAGCTGTTGAGAGGGACGATAACACAGCTGCGATTTCATGTGAACAAGGAGAAGGGCAAGGTGATCCTCAGATTCCCATCTCCTCGGGCCATGGAATCCGTGGAGGCGATCAGCGCAAAAGCAGGTGAGAAAGGCCATGTTTCCCAAGCCGACCGAGAGGTTGTCGCCCTCGCTCTCGACCTGAAACAAGACGGGCAGGACCCCACGATAGTTAGCGATGACTATGCAGTGCAGAATATGGCCGAGCATCTTCGTCTCAACTATGGATCACTGGCCAATTTCGGAATCGCTCACAAGTTTGACTGGATAATGTATTGCCCCGCCTGTCATCGAAGATCCAGGGGACCCGAGAAGGCGTGTAGAGTGTGCGGAACAGAGCTGAAAAGGAAGGTATTATCTCGTTCCAAAATATCACGAGGCCAATCTGTGAGGTAA
- a CDS encoding NAD(+)/NADH kinase — translation MPKAVGILAKKGSKEILNEAKKIHGIIEQHGFRSVPDEELARAAKIPGGKPLRRMRIDLLVTLGGDGTVLKAAKEMSKPKTHILAVNMGRRGYLTEVEPFEFDTAFTKWEKGIYELEEQWKLLVLHKNQVVGEALNEALLLPTLPAKMLNLNLALRGKQVFQARADGIIVSTPTGSTAHSFSAGGPVLETSMDSVSLTLIAPLQPVRSIVVPVKAGVQLRVAEPGPSANLVIDGRLEREIRIGQSLSFRKSGNSTFFVRFGDSFLQRSLRRLSSERENG, via the coding sequence ATGCCCAAGGCGGTCGGCATCCTAGCCAAGAAAGGCTCGAAGGAAATCCTCAACGAAGCTAAGAAGATCCACGGGATTATCGAACAGCACGGCTTCAGATCAGTCCCAGACGAAGAACTAGCAAGAGCAGCGAAGATTCCCGGAGGCAAACCTCTCAGGCGAATGAGGATCGATCTCTTGGTCACGCTGGGAGGAGACGGGACCGTACTGAAGGCTGCTAAGGAGATGTCAAAACCCAAGACGCACATCCTCGCAGTCAACATGGGTCGCCGTGGCTACCTCACAGAAGTCGAACCATTCGAGTTCGACACTGCTTTCACCAAGTGGGAGAAAGGCATTTACGAACTGGAGGAGCAATGGAAACTCCTAGTGCTTCACAAGAACCAAGTTGTGGGCGAAGCACTCAACGAGGCACTCCTACTTCCAACCCTACCCGCGAAAATGCTCAACCTCAACCTAGCTTTGCGAGGCAAACAGGTTTTCCAAGCTCGCGCCGACGGAATCATTGTCTCCACCCCAACGGGTTCGACAGCCCACTCATTCTCAGCAGGAGGACCCGTTCTCGAAACCTCAATGGATAGTGTATCGCTAACTCTGATCGCCCCTCTCCAACCAGTCAGGTCCATCGTAGTACCAGTGAAGGCAGGCGTACAACTGCGGGTGGCAGAACCGGGTCCAAGCGCCAACCTTGTCATTGACGGTCGTCTTGAGAGGGAAATCAGAATCGGACAATCGCTATCGTTCAGAAAATCTGGCAACAGCACGTTTTTCGTCAGGTTCGGCGACTCATTCCTACAGAGGAGTCTCAGGAGACTGTCCTCCGAAAGGGAAAACGGTTGA
- a CDS encoding translation initiation factor IF-5A, whose translation MSKPVEVGSLKIGQYVIIDGEPCRIVEFEKSKPGKHGSAKARIVAISAFTGQKRNLISPVDGKAEVPLIDKRTGQVLSISGNLLQVMDMENYQTFETPMPDDEDLKKQMASGIEVEYWSVMGRNMVVRRKG comes from the coding sequence TTGAGCAAGCCGGTCGAAGTTGGCAGTTTGAAGATTGGCCAGTACGTCATCATTGATGGCGAACCCTGCAGGATTGTAGAGTTCGAGAAATCCAAGCCTGGCAAGCACGGCTCTGCAAAGGCAAGGATCGTGGCGATAAGCGCGTTCACAGGCCAGAAGCGGAATCTCATCAGCCCCGTTGATGGGAAAGCCGAGGTCCCGCTCATAGACAAGCGAACGGGACAGGTTCTTTCTATCTCCGGAAATCTTCTCCAAGTGATGGATATGGAGAATTATCAGACATTCGAGACACCTATGCCTGATGACGAGGACTTGAAGAAACAGATGGCTTCCGGAATTGAAGTCGAGTACTGGAGCGTCATGGGACGGAATATGGTCGTCCGCCGAAAGGGCTGA
- a CDS encoding deoxyhypusine synthase family protein: MTAEALVREMSATGVLGAGRIGAAADVVNGMFREPDYTNVLTLAGPMVPSGFRLLIGDLIDRGFLDAIVTTGANLTHDVIEALGLHHYQGTFQVDDRLLIKKGYSRIADIFVKEESFQILDKTVRKLLGKIPADQRRGVAFSDILRKIGLLLRDKDSILYKAARNKVKVFSPGLLDSILGLSLWSFSQTGLLQLNPMADVTNMVEMAMTSKKLGVLILGGGLPKHHTLLASVLREGVDAAVQITADRPEPGGLSGAPLAESISWRKIRKGGRFVDVYGDATICFPLIIAAVLGKVKKRVRTLRE, translated from the coding sequence ATGACGGCCGAGGCTCTCGTTCGAGAGATGAGCGCAACCGGGGTCCTGGGCGCGGGGCGAATCGGGGCGGCAGCTGATGTTGTCAACGGCATGTTCCGAGAGCCGGACTATACAAACGTCCTGACTCTCGCTGGCCCGATGGTTCCGTCAGGGTTTCGGCTGCTCATTGGAGATTTGATCGATCGAGGGTTTCTCGACGCGATCGTGACCACGGGGGCGAACTTGACCCATGATGTGATTGAGGCCCTTGGCCTACACCATTATCAGGGCACCTTCCAAGTTGACGACCGTCTCCTGATCAAGAAAGGGTATAGTCGGATCGCGGACATTTTTGTTAAAGAAGAATCATTCCAGATTCTAGACAAGACCGTCAGAAAACTTCTGGGAAAAATTCCAGCTGATCAGAGGCGAGGGGTGGCATTCTCGGACATCCTGAGAAAAATCGGCCTCCTCTTGCGTGACAAAGATTCGATTCTATACAAAGCCGCGCGTAACAAGGTTAAGGTCTTCTCGCCAGGGCTTCTGGACTCGATCTTGGGTCTCAGCCTCTGGAGTTTCTCGCAAACCGGGTTGCTCCAGTTGAATCCGATGGCAGATGTGACAAATATGGTGGAGATGGCAATGACCTCGAAAAAGCTCGGAGTCCTGATTCTAGGAGGAGGATTGCCAAAACACCACACTCTCTTGGCCAGTGTTCTCCGAGAGGGAGTTGACGCGGCGGTTCAGATAACCGCGGACAGACCAGAGCCGGGAGGATTAAGCGGTGCTCCACTGGCTGAGTCGATCAGCTGGAGGAAAATCCGGAAAGGAGGAAGGTTTGTCGACGTTTACGGTGATGCAACTATCTGTTTCCCGTTGATAATCGCTGCTGTCCTTGGGAAGGTTAAGAAGCGCGTGAGAACGTTAAGAGAGTAG
- a CDS encoding signal recognition particle protein Srp54 — METVSRSLTDAVRKLLRMPNVDEKAIKELVKDLQRTLLQADVNVELVLQLSKTVEDRSLKEKLPPGITRREHVVKVLYEEMTKFVGQDPAKVEVQPGVFRKLMLVGIQGTGKTTSSVKLARFFQKRGLRVGIVGADTYRPGALDQLEQLAATVEIPVYGEPGNKKPEEIAKHGLDHYRKEKTDLVIIDTAGRHRNERDLMDEMKRIASAVKPDEIVLAIDATIGQQAITQARAFHEATPVGSVLLTKMDGSAKGGGALSAVAGTGSKVKFIGTGERVEDLEQFVPTDFVGRLLGMGDLNALLEKVKEAEVQVPEAKVKQFMEGRFTLKDMYDQMENLRKMGPLRKVLQMIPGGVSLPEEQLGVAEEKMKAWRVIIQSMTKKELEEPRLVDSSRSKRIARGAGRPEREVRELVNQYFTMRKMMKQMKRRGPMMKGMPFMKK, encoded by the coding sequence TTGGAAACAGTCAGCCGTTCTCTGACGGACGCTGTCCGCAAGCTCCTGCGGATGCCGAACGTCGACGAGAAGGCGATCAAGGAGCTGGTGAAAGACCTCCAGAGAACGCTCTTGCAGGCTGACGTGAACGTCGAGCTTGTTCTCCAGCTGTCCAAGACAGTCGAAGATCGTTCGCTCAAGGAGAAACTTCCTCCAGGCATCACTCGACGGGAGCACGTTGTGAAGGTCCTATATGAAGAAATGACGAAGTTCGTCGGTCAAGACCCGGCCAAGGTCGAGGTCCAACCTGGAGTATTCCGCAAACTCATGCTCGTCGGAATTCAGGGTACCGGAAAGACTACTAGTTCGGTGAAACTGGCACGGTTCTTCCAAAAAAGAGGATTGAGAGTCGGCATCGTCGGCGCTGATACTTACCGTCCGGGCGCTCTGGATCAATTGGAACAATTAGCGGCAACAGTGGAGATTCCGGTCTATGGTGAGCCTGGCAACAAGAAGCCCGAGGAAATCGCAAAGCATGGTCTCGACCACTATCGGAAGGAGAAGACTGACTTGGTGATTATCGATACCGCGGGACGGCACAGGAACGAGCGGGACTTGATGGACGAGATGAAGAGAATTGCTTCTGCTGTGAAGCCCGACGAGATCGTGTTGGCTATCGACGCGACTATTGGACAGCAGGCGATTACCCAAGCTCGGGCCTTCCACGAAGCAACTCCCGTCGGGTCGGTGCTTCTGACGAAGATGGATGGATCTGCGAAGGGAGGAGGAGCGCTCTCGGCCGTCGCCGGGACCGGCTCGAAGGTCAAATTCATCGGAACCGGAGAACGAGTCGAGGACCTGGAGCAATTCGTTCCAACGGATTTTGTCGGGCGGCTCTTGGGAATGGGCGATTTGAACGCGCTTCTGGAGAAAGTGAAAGAGGCGGAGGTGCAGGTTCCAGAGGCGAAAGTCAAACAGTTCATGGAAGGTCGTTTTACGTTGAAGGACATGTATGATCAGATGGAGAACCTTCGCAAGATGGGACCATTGAGAAAAGTGTTGCAGATGATTCCGGGTGGTGTGAGTCTTCCTGAGGAACAGTTGGGTGTCGCGGAGGAGAAGATGAAAGCGTGGAGAGTCATCATTCAGTCTATGACCAAGAAGGAGCTGGAGGAGCCTCGATTGGTCGACAGCTCTAGATCGAAGAGGATAGCGCGAGGTGCGGGTCGGCCAGAGCGCGAAGTGCGAGAGCTAGTTAACCAATATTTCACGATGCGGAAGATGATGAAGCAGATGAAGCGACGTGGGCCTATGATGAAAGGCATGCCATTCATGAAGAAGTAA
- a CDS encoding VOC family protein, protein MPKLVSDIGHIILQVGDMDKAVKLYCDTLGFELKEHSPEWSVIATRLGELTLYKTPKITPLVLRDGNNTPISLHVLSFESAAEQLEKKVYSVKRKGKNSGTLTDPWGNMIELHDHRKA, encoded by the coding sequence TTGCCAAAACTCGTCAGTGACATCGGACACATCATCCTTCAAGTAGGAGACATGGACAAGGCGGTCAAACTATACTGTGACACGCTCGGATTCGAGCTCAAAGAGCACTCGCCTGAATGGAGCGTCATCGCCACAAGGCTGGGAGAGCTAACCCTATACAAAACCCCGAAAATTACACCGCTGGTTCTCCGAGACGGGAACAATACTCCGATCAGCCTTCACGTCCTCAGCTTCGAAAGTGCTGCGGAGCAATTGGAAAAGAAAGTATACTCCGTCAAACGGAAGGGGAAGAATTCAGGTACACTTACAGACCCTTGGGGAAACATGATCGAGCTGCACGATCATCGTAAGGCCTGA
- a CDS encoding RsmB/NOP family class I SAM-dependent RNA methyltransferase has protein sequence MLLEPPEERLRLDPELEQRLRKTYGPRTDRVLSAMAAPPSKYYFRINTLRAERDNVIQSTLSKGLHAEAHPGLDDAGFLHPRRSKIETDGSIVVADRFAAEAVQLGAHLYAPGVKRCHRLRPGMKVTVVDENGTPVGSGVSHQSETSILTYRQGLAVETTRSRTGMPSIIDTPWYSNGQIHLQSLPAILTSHVLDPKPRETIVDLNCAPGGKTSHICQLTSNQAKVIGFDRNERKIQKAGELMRRLGCANYQLISHDSRYVHLDYNIKADRVLVDPPCTALGIVPKLAIETRAKNVDSSAEYQKQFLSAASHLVKKDGTIVYSVCTITKEECEDVAEFAQKELGLVLDQQVPFLAEAGFDSDQLTQRFNPDIHETGYFMARFIKN, from the coding sequence GTGCTTCTCGAACCTCCTGAGGAACGATTGCGACTAGATCCGGAACTAGAACAACGTCTCCGTAAAACATACGGCCCGAGAACCGATAGAGTTCTCTCAGCGATGGCCGCGCCACCCTCAAAATACTATTTCCGAATAAACACTCTCAGAGCCGAACGGGACAATGTCATCCAATCAACGCTGTCCAAAGGTCTTCATGCAGAAGCTCACCCGGGGCTGGATGACGCCGGGTTCCTTCATCCGCGACGATCGAAGATAGAAACCGACGGGAGTATTGTGGTGGCGGACAGGTTCGCCGCAGAGGCGGTCCAACTGGGGGCCCATCTCTATGCTCCGGGTGTGAAGAGATGTCATAGGCTGCGGCCCGGGATGAAAGTAACAGTGGTCGACGAGAACGGAACTCCGGTAGGTTCTGGCGTCTCTCATCAAAGTGAAACAAGCATCTTGACCTATCGGCAGGGTTTGGCCGTGGAGACCACTCGCAGTAGAACAGGCATGCCCAGTATAATCGACACACCATGGTACTCGAATGGGCAGATTCATCTCCAATCATTGCCGGCTATTCTGACAAGCCATGTCCTGGATCCGAAGCCTAGGGAGACAATAGTCGACCTCAACTGCGCGCCAGGTGGAAAGACAAGTCACATCTGCCAGCTGACTTCGAACCAAGCCAAAGTAATCGGTTTCGATCGCAATGAGCGGAAGATTCAGAAAGCAGGGGAACTCATGCGAAGGCTGGGTTGCGCCAACTACCAGCTCATTTCGCACGATTCAAGATACGTTCACCTAGATTACAACATCAAGGCCGACCGAGTATTAGTCGATCCACCCTGCACCGCTCTGGGAATAGTCCCGAAACTCGCAATCGAGACTAGAGCGAAGAACGTTGACAGCTCAGCAGAATATCAAAAACAGTTTCTATCGGCTGCATCTCATCTCGTCAAGAAAGATGGAACAATCGTGTACAGCGTTTGCACAATTACCAAAGAAGAGTGCGAAGACGTTGCGGAGTTTGCACAGAAGGAATTGGGACTAGTGTTGGATCAGCAAGTTCCATTTTTGGCAGAAGCAGGGTTCGATTCGGATCAGCTCACACAAAGATTCAATCCTGACATTCACGAGACAGGATATTTCATGGCCCGATTCATCAAGAACTGA
- a CDS encoding DHH family phosphoesterase — translation MLYNLNPELYGFSGEKDASSATVAYLFCKAVDPGTSNYAHLATIGSLELPGETQGLNLIAMKDAKDGGLIRDSGKGDLRIEAKGMNLTRTRASSLLNILGSVGYYRNGPAVGVGACLSGFDEQAIERAKEFEEERKQANRKMLATIKKDGLSQKKSIQWFHAHENYKGMGGKVVGSFCSYLLFQQGVNPVKYLIGMMSIPPDIPGWGKLPSSMIKVSGRAPRILTTLIERSKKPPLSRILPDSCANIGGFGDGHSVAASGVFPLGKEELFLEEIDRLAV, via the coding sequence ATGCTCTACAATCTGAACCCTGAATTGTACGGTTTTTCGGGCGAGAAGGACGCCTCCTCCGCGACAGTGGCCTACCTGTTTTGCAAAGCTGTCGATCCCGGAACTTCCAACTACGCCCACCTAGCAACCATCGGGTCTCTGGAACTACCCGGCGAAACGCAAGGACTCAACTTGATCGCAATGAAAGACGCGAAAGACGGGGGACTGATTCGTGATTCTGGCAAGGGGGACCTTAGGATCGAAGCGAAGGGGATGAATCTCACTAGAACGCGAGCCTCCAGTCTTCTCAACATCTTGGGCTCGGTTGGCTACTACCGAAACGGACCCGCGGTTGGTGTCGGTGCCTGCCTAAGTGGCTTCGATGAACAAGCGATTGAGAGGGCCAAGGAGTTCGAGGAAGAACGAAAACAAGCTAATCGAAAAATGCTCGCGACAATAAAGAAGGATGGCCTCTCGCAGAAGAAAAGCATCCAATGGTTCCACGCCCATGAAAATTACAAAGGCATGGGAGGCAAAGTGGTCGGGAGTTTTTGCTCCTACTTACTATTCCAGCAAGGCGTCAACCCCGTCAAATACCTGATCGGCATGATGAGTATTCCACCAGACATTCCCGGTTGGGGAAAATTACCCTCATCCATGATCAAGGTCTCTGGAAGAGCTCCACGAATCCTCACTACATTGATCGAAAGAAGCAAGAAACCTCCTCTGTCAAGGATTCTTCCCGACTCATGTGCAAATATTGGTGGATTCGGTGACGGGCACTCCGTTGCAGCCTCAGGTGTCTTTCCTCTAGGGAAAGAGGAGTTGTTCTTGGAAGAGATAGATCGATTGGCTGTCTAG
- a CDS encoding aldehyde dehydrogenase family protein, giving the protein MSQETKLTYVTLLADPSIHPKYESALKQVEADFGKHRSMFINGRKVLAGEGEFDVRSPLDTKILLGYFQKGKAQHARKAIEAAKDAFEEWSRKPWTERVAIIRKAADLMEEKRFELAALITYEVGKNRYEAVAEASEAIDMLDYYADLMEHDDGYVKPMQPGAPGETSKSVLRPYGVWAVISPFNFPLALAAGMVASALVTGNTVVFHPTSAAPLSGLKLYEILIKAGVPPGALSYLTGPGESFGDEVTGNLDVAGIAFTGSKDVGMKLYRDFVNRQPYPKPFIAEMGSKNPAVITSSADLEKAAEGVVRGAFGYSGQKCSATSRVYVERGIKNDFLKILKDKVENLKVGDPRDKDTFVGPVINEKGVKKYQRSLEIAKKDGGKVVAGGGLPDDKKLSKGYYVKPTVVTGLPSNDRLVKEELFLPFVVVDEVKSLDEALKKANDTDFGLTAGIFSNDQTEIDTFFKNIDFGVTYSNRKGGATTGAWPGSQSFGGWKGSGATGKGVGGPYYLLEFMHEQAQTVVKDA; this is encoded by the coding sequence TTGAGTCAGGAAACAAAGCTGACCTATGTTACATTGCTCGCTGACCCGAGCATTCATCCGAAATATGAATCGGCACTAAAACAAGTTGAGGCCGATTTTGGGAAACATCGTTCCATGTTCATCAACGGCAGAAAGGTTCTCGCTGGAGAGGGAGAATTCGACGTTAGAAGCCCGCTAGACACCAAGATTCTTCTTGGGTACTTCCAGAAGGGAAAGGCACAGCACGCACGAAAGGCAATCGAGGCGGCCAAGGATGCGTTCGAGGAATGGAGCCGCAAACCGTGGACAGAACGAGTTGCCATTATCCGCAAAGCCGCAGACCTAATGGAAGAGAAACGATTCGAGCTTGCAGCCCTCATCACATACGAGGTCGGCAAGAACAGATACGAGGCCGTCGCGGAAGCGAGCGAGGCAATCGACATGCTCGACTATTACGCTGACTTGATGGAACATGATGATGGATACGTGAAGCCTATGCAACCCGGCGCCCCTGGAGAGACATCGAAGAGCGTTCTCCGTCCTTACGGAGTTTGGGCGGTCATTTCACCATTCAATTTCCCACTGGCGTTAGCAGCAGGCATGGTAGCATCTGCACTTGTCACTGGCAACACAGTTGTGTTTCATCCAACTAGCGCTGCACCATTGTCTGGACTCAAACTCTACGAGATACTTATCAAAGCCGGAGTGCCGCCTGGAGCACTGAGTTATCTTACGGGTCCCGGCGAATCGTTTGGCGACGAGGTCACTGGGAACCTCGATGTTGCGGGCATAGCTTTCACCGGCTCGAAAGATGTCGGCATGAAACTCTACCGCGATTTCGTTAACAGGCAGCCCTATCCGAAACCGTTCATTGCTGAGATGGGGAGCAAGAATCCCGCCGTAATCACGTCAAGTGCAGACCTTGAGAAAGCAGCGGAAGGCGTCGTCCGAGGAGCGTTCGGATACAGCGGCCAAAAGTGCAGCGCCACCTCTCGAGTCTACGTGGAGAGAGGTATCAAGAACGATTTTCTCAAAATCCTCAAGGACAAGGTAGAGAACCTCAAAGTCGGAGACCCAAGAGACAAGGACACTTTCGTCGGTCCCGTTATCAATGAGAAAGGCGTCAAGAAATACCAGCGCTCCCTAGAAATCGCGAAGAAAGATGGCGGCAAAGTCGTTGCCGGAGGTGGCCTACCAGACGACAAGAAACTGTCTAAGGGTTACTATGTCAAACCGACAGTCGTCACCGGCCTACCCTCGAACGATCGTCTTGTGAAAGAGGAACTCTTCCTGCCTTTCGTTGTCGTTGACGAGGTCAAGAGCCTGGATGAGGCGTTGAAAAAAGCAAATGACACAGACTTCGGCCTGACAGCAGGAATCTTCAGCAACGATCAGACCGAGATTGACACCTTCTTCAAGAACATCGACTTCGGCGTCACATATTCAAACAGAAAGGGCGGCGCAACAACAGGCGCCTGGCCAGGCTCTCAGTCGTTTGGCGGCTGGAAAGGCAGTGGTGCGACAGGCAAGGGAGTCGGCGGACCATACTATCTGTTAGAATTCATGCACGAACAGGCTCAGACCGTAGTCAAAGACGCCTAG
- a CDS encoding ribbon-helix-helix protein, CopG family, producing MATKFMQSLDPQVYAELRKMAKERGVTMQELIRAVIVPDWMDKDGSRRAGTSPGRSRTTRSPSKRVRAKIAA from the coding sequence ATGGCGACCAAGTTCATGCAGTCCCTAGACCCGCAGGTCTACGCGGAACTCCGGAAGATGGCAAAAGAACGAGGCGTAACCATGCAGGAACTGATCAGAGCCGTAATCGTGCCAGATTGGATGGATAAAGATGGAAGCAGACGCGCCGGCACGTCTCCCGGACGATCGCGAACAACACGCAGCCCGTCCAAGAGAGTCAGAGCAAAGATAGCAGCTTAG
- a CDS encoding orotate phosphoribosyltransferase-like protein, translating to MRSLEELSKSARELKERGMSTYEIADELKVQADTVVWLLLHGKEGVKTKEAYDVYVNWNPIGSSVRRLTLVGRAMADMVRDAIDAGLMEEPEVVAGIESGGMALGLIVARSLNKPIASVRPQRLGEKKVAGAVNPSFSRVEGKKVLIVDTILRMGETIRAAIETLTGVKAKAVGVVVLANKSGKESIEGVPLRSLVELLPVAKQ from the coding sequence GTGAGATCACTGGAAGAGCTCTCGAAGAGTGCCCGCGAGCTAAAGGAACGCGGCATGTCTACGTATGAAATAGCTGATGAGCTCAAGGTTCAAGCAGACACGGTAGTGTGGCTTCTACTTCACGGCAAAGAGGGAGTCAAGACGAAAGAGGCGTATGATGTCTACGTTAACTGGAACCCGATCGGATCCAGCGTTCGACGCCTAACCCTCGTTGGCCGAGCTATGGCAGACATGGTCAGAGATGCGATCGATGCCGGATTGATGGAAGAGCCTGAAGTTGTAGCCGGCATCGAAAGCGGTGGCATGGCCTTAGGCCTCATCGTCGCAAGATCGTTGAACAAACCTATCGCTTCCGTACGCCCACAGCGACTCGGCGAGAAAAAAGTCGCAGGCGCTGTAAACCCGAGCTTCTCTCGAGTCGAGGGCAAGAAGGTTCTGATCGTCGACACGATACTCCGGATGGGAGAGACAATCAGGGCGGCTATCGAAACACTTACTGGAGTAAAGGCAAAAGCTGTGGGAGTAGTCGTCCTAGCCAACAAGAGTGGAAAAGAGAGTATTGAAGGAGTTCCCTTACGATCTCTGGTCGAGCTATTGCCAGTGGCAAAGCAGTAA
- a CDS encoding nicotinate phosphoribosyltransferase, which translates to MRKFQVATDDEIKNAETTDVYFTRTKEILESEGLSELRVTAEITTGSLPRNWEWGILAGVEEAAHLLEDVPIDVHSFPEGTLFHSSDVEGVREPVMLLEGRYLDFCLYETPLLGLLCQASGITTMAARVRRAAGRKTLLSFGIRRAHPALAPMIDRSCYVGGFDEVSSIVGARLLGKDPAGTMPHSLIIAIGDPVRAWKSFNKHMPKKVPRIALVDTYYDEKTESILAAEALGKDLYGVRLDTPSSRRGNFAEIVREVRWELDSRGFDHVKIFVSGGLNDETVADLSLAGADGFGVGTSVSNAPSIDFALDIVEADGKSVAKRGKLGGKKMVWRCDDCLIEKVTSATATEPECPNCGGKTGRLPVPLLSNGRLSKTLPSADKIRERVLGQLMRLSAS; encoded by the coding sequence ATGAGAAAATTCCAGGTGGCAACTGATGACGAGATCAAGAATGCGGAGACAACGGACGTTTACTTTACGCGGACAAAGGAGATTCTGGAAAGCGAGGGACTCTCCGAGCTTAGAGTAACTGCAGAAATCACGACGGGCTCTCTTCCAAGGAATTGGGAGTGGGGCATACTTGCTGGAGTGGAGGAAGCAGCCCATCTCTTGGAAGATGTACCCATCGATGTTCACTCTTTCCCGGAAGGAACCCTGTTTCATTCGAGTGATGTAGAAGGTGTACGAGAGCCCGTTATGTTGCTTGAAGGCCGATACTTGGATTTCTGTCTCTATGAGACTCCGTTACTCGGACTTCTCTGCCAAGCATCTGGGATAACGACCATGGCGGCCCGCGTGAGGAGAGCCGCTGGCAGGAAAACTCTTCTCTCCTTCGGAATTCGCAGAGCTCATCCAGCTCTCGCCCCGATGATCGATAGGTCATGCTACGTTGGCGGGTTCGATGAGGTCTCAAGCATTGTCGGCGCAAGGCTTCTTGGAAAGGACCCTGCTGGAACGATGCCTCACTCGCTGATAATTGCCATCGGAGACCCGGTTAGGGCTTGGAAGAGCTTCAACAAACACATGCCGAAGAAGGTACCGAGAATAGCGCTGGTCGACACGTATTACGACGAGAAAACGGAATCTATCCTGGCTGCGGAAGCTCTAGGTAAGGATCTCTACGGGGTCCGGTTGGATACGCCTAGCTCGAGAAGAGGCAATTTCGCTGAGATTGTTCGAGAGGTAAGATGGGAGCTGGACTCAAGGGGATTTGATCATGTGAAGATTTTTGTCTCGGGCGGACTCAATGATGAAACGGTCGCTGATCTATCCCTCGCTGGAGCTGACGGATTTGGAGTTGGAACCTCAGTCAGCAACGCACCTAGCATCGACTTCGCACTGGATATCGTGGAAGCTGACGGGAAATCCGTGGCGAAAAGAGGCAAGTTGGGTGGGAAGAAAATGGTCTGGAGATGCGATGATTGTCTGATAGAGAAGGTAACAAGCGCGACTGCGACTGAGCCCGAATGTCCTAATTGCGGAGGGAAGACAGGCAGGTTGCCTGTGCCGCTTCTTTCGAACGGGCGATTATCGAAGACGCTTCCGTCTGCCGATAAGATTCGCGAAAGAGTTCTTGGTCAGCTCATGCGTCTTAGCGCTTCCTAG